The Micromonospora sp. M71_S20 genome has a window encoding:
- a CDS encoding anchored repeat-type ABC transporter permease subunit, which translates to MSITDFLTDLLNPDLAFLPKALAIAVLSSIVCGVVGCYVVLRGMAFIGDAVAHAVFPGIAVAFVLQGSLVLGGAVAGVATALLIAIFSQNRRVKEDSLIGVFLVATFALGIVIISQAPGYAGSLQQFLFGSITGIPDRDLYVVGGAGLVILGLVLALHKEFVAICLDREMSRSMGLPVFWLDIVLYVLVTLAVVISLQTIGNILVLALLITPAAAARLLTDRLGVMMLLAPLIGGASAIVGLYLSWSYDTPVGGTIVLVATAVFLVAWLLAPRHGVLTRRWRRPVGPELAGGSEPARAPGRPHPQEPSPAAG; encoded by the coding sequence ATGTCGATCACGGACTTCCTCACCGACCTGCTCAACCCCGACCTCGCGTTCCTGCCCAAGGCGCTGGCGATCGCGGTGTTGTCCAGCATCGTCTGCGGCGTCGTCGGCTGCTACGTCGTACTTCGGGGGATGGCCTTCATCGGCGACGCCGTGGCACACGCGGTCTTCCCCGGCATCGCGGTGGCCTTCGTCCTGCAGGGCAGCCTGGTGCTCGGCGGCGCCGTCGCCGGTGTCGCCACCGCGCTGCTGATCGCGATCTTCTCGCAGAACCGGCGCGTCAAGGAGGACTCGCTGATCGGCGTCTTCCTGGTCGCCACGTTCGCCCTCGGCATCGTGATCATCTCGCAGGCCCCCGGGTACGCCGGATCGCTGCAACAGTTCCTGTTCGGCTCGATCACCGGCATCCCCGACCGGGACCTCTACGTCGTCGGGGGCGCCGGCCTGGTCATCCTCGGCCTGGTGCTCGCGCTGCACAAGGAATTCGTCGCGATCTGCCTCGATCGGGAGATGTCCCGATCGATGGGGCTGCCGGTCTTCTGGCTCGACATCGTGCTCTACGTCCTGGTCACCCTGGCTGTGGTGATCTCCCTGCAGACCATCGGCAACATCCTCGTCCTGGCCCTGTTGATCACCCCCGCCGCGGCGGCCCGCCTGCTCACCGACCGACTCGGTGTGATGATGCTGCTCGCCCCGCTGATCGGCGGCGCGTCGGCGATCGTCGGGCTGTACCTGTCCTGGAGCTACGACACGCCGGTCGGCGGGACCATCGTCCTGGTCGCCACCGCCGTCTTCCTCGTCGCCTGGCTGCTCGCCCCACGACACGGCGTACTCACCCGGCGGTGGAGGCGGCCAGTCGGACCGGAACTGGCCGGCGGCTCCGAACCCGCTCGCGCGCCCGGCCGCCCTCACCCGCAGGAACCGTCACCGGCGGCCGGATAG
- a CDS encoding choice-of-anchor M domain-containing protein: MMTMRTPRRVLAGLAVTAALLAGTASPAQAASVTLSSGHVDVIDVDYAAGALSVTVMDYTGTTDVERNPADVLFRVPSTAKTTVPTGSAWSFLGTGGQAWILPQSNTTGLLWPGWNTLEVPTGIFQNNRVTFKLTNVTGPAGFSVYTVSSGTPTVLFDSGNGLPDSLNVNRNVHAHANWAFDAAGTYAVTFEVTGVLASNGSTITSGAKTFTFEVLA, encoded by the coding sequence GTGATGACCATGCGTACGCCCCGTCGTGTCCTCGCCGGCCTCGCCGTCACCGCCGCCCTGCTCGCGGGAACCGCCAGTCCCGCACAAGCGGCCTCGGTCACCCTCTCCAGCGGACATGTCGACGTCATCGATGTCGACTACGCCGCGGGTGCCCTCAGCGTCACCGTCATGGACTACACCGGCACCACCGACGTCGAACGTAACCCCGCCGACGTCCTCTTCCGTGTCCCCTCCACCGCCAAGACCACCGTGCCCACCGGCTCGGCCTGGTCCTTCCTCGGCACCGGCGGCCAGGCATGGATCCTGCCCCAGTCCAACACCACCGGCCTGCTCTGGCCCGGCTGGAACACCCTCGAAGTGCCCACCGGGATCTTCCAGAACAACCGCGTCACCTTCAAACTCACCAACGTCACCGGACCCGCCGGGTTCAGCGTCTACACCGTCTCCAGCGGCACGCCGACCGTGCTGTTCGACAGCGGCAACGGCCTGCCCGACAGCCTCAACGTCAACCGAAACGTCCACGCCCACGCCAACTGGGCCTTCGACGCCGCCGGCACCTACGCCGTCACCTTCGAGGTGACCGGCGTCCTCGCCTCCAACGGCAGCACCATCACCTCCGGCGCGAAGACCTTCACCTTCGAGGTGCTCGCCTGA
- a CDS encoding choice-of-anchor M domain-containing protein: MLLATAAVTAGLVASAAPAQATTTVVFSTGHIDLVDIAYEAGALEIGVHDEDNDVEYAAGDVAIIVKRQAKITVPNDPAFGFLGTPGVSKVWVLPEIQNTNFIWPGIAAEEIEAGTFAGDQLTLNVQSVSGPGQLAIYTENVVGQPVVLADSGDGLPDALTLTAGDHLHANWAFDAAGIYRVTFRATGTLANGQQVTSDPTTLRIAVRA; the protein is encoded by the coding sequence ATGCTGCTCGCGACGGCAGCGGTCACCGCCGGGCTCGTCGCCTCCGCCGCGCCCGCGCAGGCCACGACCACCGTCGTGTTCAGCACCGGACACATCGACCTCGTCGACATCGCCTACGAAGCAGGCGCGCTAGAGATCGGCGTCCACGACGAGGACAACGACGTCGAGTACGCCGCTGGCGACGTCGCCATCATCGTCAAGCGCCAGGCCAAGATCACCGTGCCCAACGACCCCGCCTTCGGCTTCCTTGGCACCCCCGGGGTATCGAAGGTGTGGGTCCTGCCCGAGATCCAGAACACCAACTTCATCTGGCCCGGCATCGCCGCCGAGGAGATCGAGGCCGGCACTTTCGCGGGTGACCAGCTGACCCTGAACGTGCAGTCGGTCAGCGGCCCCGGCCAACTGGCCATCTACACCGAGAACGTCGTCGGCCAGCCGGTGGTTCTCGCCGACAGCGGCGACGGCCTGCCCGACGCGCTGACCCTCACGGCCGGCGACCACCTGCACGCCAACTGGGCCTTCGACGCCGCCGGCATCTACCGCGTCACCTTCCGCGCCACCGGCACCCTCGCCAACGGCCAGCAGGTGACCTCCGACCCCACCACCCTGCGCATCGCGGTAAGGGCGTGA
- a CDS encoding IS110 family transposase, whose amino-acid sequence MGSLWAGVDVGKTHHHVCVVDDDGTVVMSEKIPNDQQSISGIAGRLGKRRKPLRWAVDLRGGPASLLLAVLFDRGADVCHVSGTVTSRMAEAFHGERKTDAHDAYVIAQTLRMRGDLPTLTLADGVQQQLKLLVSRRLDLVADRVRITARIQDLLTMISPALEKALNLRSRGALRLLAQWQTPGGLRRAGEARILAYLRQHGVRAAKALTAKVLTAARTQTVAVAGEATAASIVAQMAADLEAVSERITAIEESIAVAVAEHELGEIVTSLPGIGSTLAAEFLAHAGTLTTYPSPAALAAYAGLAPISRDSGRRQGHQVRPHRYHRGLRRVFSMSSFTALTHCPRSRAYYDKKRAEGKTHRQATAALSRQRLNVLWACIRDKAPYQPKQPRSAELASCELA is encoded by the coding sequence ATGGGCAGCCTGTGGGCCGGCGTCGACGTCGGCAAGACCCACCACCACGTATGCGTCGTCGACGACGACGGCACCGTGGTGATGTCCGAGAAGATCCCGAACGACCAACAATCCATCTCCGGCATCGCCGGGCGGCTCGGCAAACGCCGCAAGCCACTCCGCTGGGCCGTCGACCTGCGCGGCGGACCCGCGTCACTGTTGCTGGCGGTCCTGTTCGACCGGGGCGCGGACGTGTGCCACGTCAGCGGCACGGTCACCTCCCGGATGGCGGAGGCGTTCCACGGCGAACGCAAGACCGACGCCCACGACGCCTACGTCATCGCCCAGACCCTGCGTATGCGTGGCGACCTGCCGACCCTCACCCTCGCGGACGGGGTGCAGCAGCAGTTGAAGCTGCTCGTCTCCCGCCGCCTCGACCTGGTCGCCGACCGGGTCCGCATCACCGCCCGTATCCAGGACCTCCTGACCATGATCAGCCCCGCCCTGGAGAAGGCGCTGAACCTGCGCAGCAGGGGCGCACTGCGGCTCCTCGCGCAGTGGCAGACCCCTGGCGGGCTGCGCCGCGCCGGTGAAGCCCGCATCCTGGCCTACCTGCGCCAGCACGGCGTGCGGGCCGCCAAGGCACTCACCGCCAAGGTCCTCACCGCCGCACGGACGCAGACCGTTGCCGTCGCGGGGGAGGCTACTGCGGCCTCGATCGTGGCGCAGATGGCCGCCGACCTGGAAGCGGTCAGCGAGCGGATCACCGCCATCGAGGAAAGCATCGCCGTGGCTGTCGCCGAGCACGAGTTGGGAGAGATCGTCACCAGCCTGCCCGGAATCGGCAGCACCCTCGCCGCCGAGTTCCTCGCTCACGCCGGCACCCTCACCACCTACCCCAGCCCCGCGGCACTCGCCGCGTACGCCGGGCTCGCGCCGATCTCCCGCGACTCCGGACGCCGCCAAGGCCACCAGGTCCGGCCCCACCGTTACCACCGCGGGCTACGTCGGGTGTTCAGCATGTCCAGCTTCACCGCCCTGACCCACTGCCCACGATCACGCGCCTACTACGACAAGAAACGAGCCGAAGGAAAGACCCACCGCCAAGCCACCGCCGCCCTGTCCAGACAACGCCTCAACGTCCTCTGGGCCTGCATCCGCGACAAGGCCCCCTACCAGCCCAAACAACCAAGATCAGCAGAGCTGGCGTCATGCGAACTCGCATAG